GCGGCGGGGGCTGCCGACCCCTTGAAGATCACTGTCGTCCAGCACTCCGCCGGTGATCCGGCCAGTGGACTGCCCGATCCCTCACTGGAGCCGAGGGCGGTCCTGCTGAAGCCGGCGATGGCGTACGAGGTCCGGTTCGCCTGGGTGCCGACGGACAGCTGCCCGACGACCGGTGGTTCACCCAGCCCCACTCCCACAGTCGGTGACGGCGGCGGGGGCACCGGCGGTACCGGCGGTGCGGCGGGCACCCCCGAGGGAGCCTCGGACACGGCGGCGCAGTTCGGCGCCGCGGACGAGACCCCGGCCAACGGCAGTATCGCGGTGACGCACACACCGGAGACCGGTGCGCCGACCGCCGAGACCACGATCCCCCACGCCTGCGCGGGCACCATCTACCGCACGGGAGTGCTGGACGCCTCGTAACCCACGGGCGGACGGCCGAGGACGTGACGGAACCGGTCCGGGCCGGTCCGCCGGCGGACCGGCCCGCTTCCACCCGGGCAAGGGATGCGGCCCAGGCCGGCCTCCGCACGGGCGGGGCCGCGTCCGGGCCGGTACCACTCGGACGAGGGATGCGCCCGAGCCGGTTCCGCCCGGCCCGGGGAACGTCCGGGTCTGTCCGGCCCGGCCGGATGTCAGTCGGCGTCGGCGGCGAGGCCCAGTTCGACGTCACGCGCCGCCTCGGCCTCGCGGCGCACCAGGCGGAACCACATGAAGAGCACGAAACCGCCGAAGACGAACCACTCGCCGGTGTAGCCGAGGTTCTGGAAGGCCTTCAGGTCCAGCCCGCTGCCCTGAGCCGCCGCGGCGGGCACCGGCTCCAACGCACCGCCGGCCCCGGACCCCGGCCCGGGGCCGGTGAGGGTCACCCAGGCGTCGTACACGTCGTACGGGACGAGGTTGACCAGGGCGGCCGCGCTGATCATGCCCAGCTGCCCGTCGGGCAGGCCGCCGCCGGCGACCACCCCGTCGCTGCCGGTGTTCTCCGAAGCCTGCAGGTCGCCGGTCACCGTGACCTGCCCGGCCGGGACCGCCGGGATCTCGGCGCGGTCCGGTGTGCCGGGCAGCCAGCCGCGCACCACAGGCAGCGCCTTGCCCCCGTCGGTGCGCAGCAGGGCCAGCACGTAGGAGCCGGTCCGGTCGTCCAGCTCGCGCCCGGGGACGAGGAACTGGTCCGCGTACGTCCCCGTCGCCACGGCGGGCCGGCCCGAGGTCTCGGTGCTGACCGGAAGCAGCTCGTCGAGGGGCTTCGCCGCACGGGTCCCGGGATCGGGCCGGTTCTCGGCCTCTTCGTGCGACTGCACGCGGTCCTCGAAACGGCCGAGCTGCCATGTCCCCATGAACACGCAGAACGGAATCGCCAGCACGACGAAGAGGTTGATCCCCCACCACCGCGGGGTCAGCAGGAACCGGTACACCCCACCACGGTACGGTCTCCCGCTCCGGTCCCCCGGAGCGGGGTGCACCATTTATCCGGGCCTTACGCCGTCCCGGGCGCCCTTCAGCTGTGTGTACGGGTACTCCGGTTCAATCTGTACGGATCCCGTGGCTCCCCCTCACGGCCCCGGCCGGGGAGCGGTCTCCGGCCGCGGTGCCCCCGCGAGGTGCCGCAGCGCGAAGTCCAGCTCCAGCCGCACCTGCTTGATCCGTTCGTCCACGACGAGCGAGCCGTGTCCCGCGTCGTAGCGGTACACCTCGTGCACGGCGCCCCGGGCGGCCAGCCGGTCCACGTAGTTCTCCACCTGGCGGATGGGGCACCTGGGGTCGTTGACCCCGGCCGA
This DNA window, taken from Streptomyces nitrosporeus, encodes the following:
- a CDS encoding SURF1 family protein yields the protein MYRFLLTPRWWGINLFVVLAIPFCVFMGTWQLGRFEDRVQSHEEAENRPDPGTRAAKPLDELLPVSTETSGRPAVATGTYADQFLVPGRELDDRTGSYVLALLRTDGGKALPVVRGWLPGTPDRAEIPAVPAGQVTVTGDLQASENTGSDGVVAGGGLPDGQLGMISAAALVNLVPYDVYDAWVTLTGPGPGSGAGGALEPVPAAAAQGSGLDLKAFQNLGYTGEWFVFGGFVLFMWFRLVRREAEAARDVELGLAADAD